The Mycolicibacterium lutetiense genome window below encodes:
- a CDS encoding polyketide cyclase / dehydrase and lipid transport → MNSIQIADETFVCADPVAVGAAVADPASWRRWWPDLVLKVVEDRADKGHRWSVTGALTGTMEVWLEEVMDGVVLHYFLHAEPSGATAKQLADMDLAKLNHQRRVTGKVMAFGIKQRLESARPVGVSRLA, encoded by the coding sequence ATGAACAGCATTCAGATCGCCGACGAGACGTTCGTCTGCGCCGATCCGGTCGCCGTGGGCGCCGCGGTCGCCGATCCCGCCAGTTGGCGGCGGTGGTGGCCCGACCTGGTGCTCAAGGTCGTCGAGGATCGCGCCGACAAGGGCCACCGCTGGAGTGTGACCGGTGCGCTGACCGGCACCATGGAGGTCTGGCTGGAGGAGGTGATGGACGGTGTGGTGTTGCATTACTTCCTGCATGCCGAACCCTCCGGTGCCACGGCAAAGCAGTTGGCCGATATGGATCTGGCGAAGCTGAACCATCAGCGCCGCGTGACGGGCAAGGTGATGGCGTTCGGGATCAAACAGCGGTTGGAGTCGGCGCGTCCGGTCGGAGTGTCCCGACTGGCCTGA
- a CDS encoding AMP-dependent synthetase/ligase, with the protein MREYSVPASFTVGEHDSVVSSVSAHAADSPDHIIFRRVVDGAWTDVTCAEAAGQIRSVALGLIAEGIQPGDRVAILSATRYEWPIIDFAILSVGAVTVPIYETSSAEQVRFVLENSAARIVFAESESHAKTVEQLRDQLPELRKVLQIDGAGTPALEAMAEAGKTADAAELDKRLAGIRSADPATLIYTSGTTGQPKGCQLTHSNLLYEIRGAKACFPDELAPGERMLVFLPLAHVLARAITIAAFTNKVTLGFTSDIKNLVPTFGVFKPTLVVSVPRVFEKVYNTAEQNARNDGKGKIFAIAADTAIEWSKAQDTGGPGLLLRAKHAVFDKLVYGKLRAALGGECRAAISGGAPLGARLGHFYRGVGLSIYEGYGLTETSAAITVNRVNDLKVGSVGKLMPGNSMRLAEDGELLVKGGVVFNGYWGNEAETNAVFTDDWFHTGDLGAIDDDGFLTIVGRKKEIIVTAGGKNVAPALLEDRLRAHPLISQAMAVGDQQPFIAAIVTIDPEAFPGWKQRNGKDAGASVGDLTDDPDLLAEIDLAVKDANQAVSHAESIRKFAILSVDFTEDTGELTPTLKVKRKVVAEKFAADIAALYS; encoded by the coding sequence ATGCGGGAGTACAGCGTGCCCGCCTCCTTTACCGTCGGCGAGCACGACAGCGTCGTCAGTTCGGTATCCGCGCACGCGGCCGACAGCCCTGACCACATCATTTTCCGGCGCGTGGTCGACGGCGCCTGGACCGACGTGACCTGCGCCGAGGCGGCCGGTCAGATCCGCTCGGTCGCCCTTGGCCTGATCGCCGAGGGCATCCAGCCCGGCGACCGGGTGGCGATCCTTTCGGCCACCCGCTACGAGTGGCCGATCATCGACTTCGCGATCCTGTCCGTCGGCGCGGTGACCGTGCCGATCTACGAGACCTCCTCGGCCGAACAGGTGCGGTTCGTCCTGGAGAACTCCGCGGCGCGGATCGTCTTCGCGGAGTCCGAATCGCATGCCAAGACCGTGGAGCAGCTCCGCGACCAGCTGCCCGAGCTGCGCAAGGTGCTGCAGATCGACGGTGCAGGCACCCCCGCCCTGGAGGCCATGGCCGAAGCCGGTAAGACGGCCGACGCCGCCGAACTCGACAAGCGTCTCGCCGGCATCCGGTCGGCCGACCCGGCCACCCTGATCTACACCTCGGGCACGACCGGCCAGCCCAAGGGCTGCCAGCTGACCCATTCGAACCTGCTCTACGAGATCCGGGGAGCCAAGGCCTGCTTCCCCGATGAGCTGGCCCCGGGTGAGCGGATGCTGGTGTTCCTGCCGCTGGCCCACGTACTGGCCCGAGCGATCACCATCGCGGCCTTCACCAACAAGGTCACCCTCGGCTTCACCAGCGACATCAAGAACCTCGTCCCGACCTTCGGCGTGTTCAAGCCGACCCTGGTGGTCTCGGTTCCCCGCGTGTTCGAGAAGGTCTACAACACCGCCGAACAGAACGCCCGCAACGACGGCAAAGGCAAGATCTTCGCGATTGCCGCCGACACCGCGATCGAATGGAGCAAGGCCCAGGACACCGGTGGGCCGGGCCTGCTGCTCCGCGCCAAGCACGCAGTGTTCGACAAGCTGGTCTACGGCAAGCTGCGGGCCGCCCTCGGTGGCGAATGCCGGGCGGCCATCTCCGGCGGCGCACCGTTGGGTGCGCGGCTCGGTCACTTCTATCGCGGTGTGGGACTGAGCATCTACGAGGGCTACGGGCTCACCGAGACCAGCGCGGCGATCACCGTGAACCGGGTCAACGACCTCAAGGTCGGCTCGGTCGGCAAGTTGATGCCCGGCAACAGCATGCGCCTCGCGGAGGACGGCGAGCTGCTGGTCAAGGGCGGCGTGGTGTTCAACGGCTACTGGGGCAACGAGGCCGAGACCAACGCGGTGTTCACCGACGACTGGTTCCACACCGGCGATCTGGGGGCCATCGACGACGACGGCTTCCTGACCATCGTCGGGCGCAAGAAGGAAATCATCGTCACCGCAGGCGGCAAGAACGTCGCCCCCGCGCTGCTTGAGGACCGGTTGCGGGCCCATCCGTTGATCAGCCAGGCCATGGCCGTCGGTGACCAGCAGCCGTTCATCGCCGCGATCGTCACCATCGACCCTGAGGCGTTCCCCGGCTGGAAGCAGCGCAACGGCAAGGACGCCGGCGCCTCGGTCGGCGATCTCACCGACGACCCGGACCTGCTGGCCGAGATCGACCTGGCGGTCAAGGATGCCAATCAGGCGGTGTCGCATGCCGAGTCGATCCGCAAGTTCGCGATCCTGTCCGTCGATTTCACCGAGGACACCGGCGAACTGACCCCCACACTCAAGGTGAAGCGCAAGGTGGTCGCCGAGAAGTTCGCCGCCGACATCGCGGCGCTCTACAGCTGA
- a CDS encoding peptidase, producing MRRSTTSAGTEGTQKSGSGTALSARRRLLAALLLVELAVAAALLWKSGPGPSPPQAVPPGITTVSAVPAPDRVTALVLPDGRTARLLALGGSQSSALLQRLPAELPDAVAAVTEFWGPDWPRDIEIAVAGSDQQFRVLAGGAADIAATTTAQRIMFAPGAAGMSPAALRIVLRHELFHYAARSRTAADAPRWLTEGVADYVGRPPAPLPGPAQAAALAQLPTDADLDTPGAARSLAYDRAWWFSRYVADAYGVPKLRELYLRACGSGHPNVATAVRETLGADLDAVVAGWRRWLTG from the coding sequence ATGCGCCGATCTACAACGTCCGCCGGTACTGAGGGCACCCAGAAGTCCGGCAGCGGTACCGCACTGAGCGCGCGCCGGCGCCTGCTGGCCGCGTTGTTGCTGGTGGAACTGGCAGTGGCAGCGGCTCTGTTGTGGAAATCCGGCCCGGGCCCGTCACCGCCCCAGGCGGTGCCGCCGGGCATCACCACCGTGTCTGCCGTCCCTGCACCCGATCGGGTCACTGCGCTGGTGCTGCCCGATGGGCGTACCGCCCGGCTGCTCGCCCTCGGCGGGTCACAGTCCTCAGCCCTGCTTCAGCGGCTTCCCGCCGAACTTCCTGACGCAGTCGCCGCAGTTACCGAGTTCTGGGGTCCGGACTGGCCGCGCGACATCGAGATCGCGGTAGCGGGTTCTGATCAGCAGTTCCGGGTGCTGGCCGGCGGAGCCGCCGACATCGCCGCGACCACCACGGCCCAGCGGATCATGTTCGCCCCCGGCGCCGCCGGCATGAGCCCGGCCGCGCTACGAATTGTTTTGCGCCATGAGCTTTTTCATTACGCGGCCCGGTCGCGGACCGCGGCCGATGCGCCGCGCTGGCTCACCGAAGGAGTGGCCGACTACGTCGGCCGACCACCTGCCCCGCTACCCGGTCCGGCGCAGGCGGCGGCACTGGCCCAGCTGCCTACCGATGCCGATCTCGACACACCCGGCGCCGCCCGCAGTCTGGCCTATGACCGGGCATGGTGGTTCAGCCGCTATGTCGCCGACGCCTACGGTGTCCCGAAGCTGCGTGAGCTGTACCTGCGCGCATGCGGATCCGGCCACCCGAATGTGGCCACCGCAGTGCGCGAGACGCTGGGCGCCGACCTCGACGCCGTAGTTGCCGGTTGGCGTCGATGGCTGACCGGATAA
- the ctaE gene encoding aa3-type cytochrome oxidase subunit III — protein sequence MTSAVGTSGTAITSRVHSLNRPNMVSVGTIVWLSSELMFFAGLFAMYFTARAQAGGNWPPEPTELNLALAVPVTLVLIASSFTCQMGVFAAERGDVFGLRRWYVITFLMGLFFVMGQGYEYIHLVAEGTTIPGSAYGSVFYLTTGFHGLHVIGGLVAFILLLARTKMSKFTPAQATAAIVVSYYWHFVDIVWIALFATIYFVR from the coding sequence GTGACGAGCGCTGTAGGTACCTCGGGAACGGCAATAACGTCGCGCGTTCATTCGCTGAACAGACCGAACATGGTCAGTGTCGGCACCATCGTGTGGCTTTCCAGCGAGCTCATGTTCTTTGCTGGACTCTTCGCGATGTATTTCACCGCGCGCGCGCAAGCCGGTGGCAACTGGCCACCCGAGCCGACCGAACTCAATTTGGCCCTTGCCGTTCCGGTGACGCTGGTTCTGATCGCGTCATCCTTCACCTGCCAGATGGGCGTGTTTGCTGCCGAGCGCGGCGACGTGTTCGGGCTGCGCCGCTGGTACGTGATCACGTTCCTGATGGGGCTGTTCTTCGTAATGGGCCAGGGATACGAGTACATCCACCTGGTCGCCGAAGGCACCACCATCCCGGGCAGTGCCTACGGATCGGTGTTCTACCTGACGACCGGCTTCCACGGCCTGCACGTCATCGGTGGACTAGTTGCCTTCATCTTGCTGCTGGCCCGCACCAAGATGAGTAAATTCACGCCTGCGCAGGCCACTGCGGCGATCGTCGTCTCGTACTACTGGCACTTCGTCGACATCGTCTGGATTGCGCTGTTCGCCACCATCTACTTCGTCCGCTGA
- a CDS encoding SRPBCC family protein encodes MADKTTQTIYIDADPVTVMDVIADIGSYPQWVAEYKEAEVLETDAQGNPKTARMVLDAAVLKDTMVLAYVWPADRTSVTWSLVSSSLLRSLHGAYRLAPKGSGTEVTYELSVDLIIPMIGLLKRKAERRLTDTALKDLKKRAEG; translated from the coding sequence GTGGCCGACAAGACGACACAGACCATCTACATCGACGCTGATCCGGTGACGGTGATGGATGTCATCGCAGATATCGGCTCGTACCCGCAATGGGTCGCCGAATACAAGGAAGCCGAGGTCCTCGAGACCGACGCGCAGGGCAATCCCAAGACCGCGAGGATGGTGCTCGACGCCGCGGTGCTCAAGGACACCATGGTGCTGGCCTACGTATGGCCTGCCGACCGCACCTCGGTGACCTGGTCGCTGGTGTCCAGTTCGCTGCTGCGGTCGCTGCATGGCGCATATCGCTTGGCGCCCAAAGGATCCGGTACCGAGGTCACCTATGAGCTTTCGGTCGATCTGATCATTCCGATGATCGGCCTGCTCAAGCGCAAGGCTGAGCGGCGGCTCACCGACACCGCGCTCAAAGACCTGAAGAAACGAGCAGAGGGCTGA
- the trpD gene encoding anthranilate phosphoribosyltransferase, protein MPADPSSRRSGVTPSWPAILGRLTTQQSLPNGYAAWAMDQIMTGVATPAQIAGFAVAMKMKRPTSAEVGELADIMLSHARRVPTGQIGHETVDIVGTGGDGANTVNLSTMAAIVVAACGVPVIKHGNRAASSLSGGADTLEALGVRIDLGPDEVARSVAEVGIGFAFAPQFHPSYRHASVVRREIGVPTVFNLLGPLTNPAAPRAGLIGCAFDDLAEVMAGVYAARGSSVLVVHGDDGLDELTTTTTSTIWRVQAGTVDRLKFDPAAFGFKRADISELVGGDATANAAEARAVLAGAKGPVRDAVVLNAAGAMVAHAGLASDAKWVPAWEAGLKRAVEAIDSGAAEQLLARWVRFSLQF, encoded by the coding sequence CTGCCGGCGGACCCGTCCTCCCGACGCTCGGGGGTGACGCCGTCATGGCCGGCCATTCTCGGGCGCCTGACCACTCAGCAGAGCCTGCCCAACGGTTACGCGGCATGGGCCATGGACCAGATCATGACCGGGGTCGCGACCCCGGCTCAGATCGCCGGCTTCGCGGTGGCGATGAAGATGAAGCGACCGACCTCGGCTGAGGTCGGGGAGCTGGCCGACATCATGCTGTCGCACGCACGCCGAGTGCCGACGGGACAGATCGGTCACGAGACGGTCGACATCGTCGGGACCGGTGGCGACGGGGCCAACACGGTCAACCTGTCGACCATGGCGGCCATCGTGGTGGCGGCTTGCGGCGTTCCGGTGATCAAACACGGCAACCGGGCGGCGTCCTCACTGTCGGGCGGCGCCGACACCCTGGAGGCGCTCGGGGTTCGGATCGACCTGGGCCCGGACGAGGTGGCCCGCAGTGTCGCCGAGGTCGGCATCGGGTTCGCCTTCGCGCCGCAGTTCCACCCCTCGTATCGGCACGCCTCGGTGGTGCGCCGGGAGATCGGGGTCCCTACCGTCTTCAATCTGCTCGGACCACTCACCAATCCGGCGGCGCCGCGGGCCGGCTTGATCGGTTGTGCATTCGACGATCTGGCCGAGGTGATGGCCGGGGTGTACGCCGCCCGTGGTTCCAGCGTGCTGGTGGTGCACGGCGACGACGGTCTCGACGAGCTCACCACCACGACCACCAGCACCATCTGGCGCGTCCAGGCCGGCACGGTGGACCGGTTGAAGTTCGACCCTGCGGCCTTCGGCTTCAAACGTGCCGACATCAGTGAGTTGGTCGGCGGCGACGCGACGGCCAACGCCGCCGAGGCGCGGGCCGTGCTGGCTGGGGCCAAAGGGCCGGTGCGTGACGCAGTCGTGCTCAATGCGGCGGGTGCCATGGTCGCCCATGCCGGGCTAGCCAGCGACGCCAAGTGGGTGCCGGCGTGGGAGGCCGGTCTGAAGCGCGCCGTCGAGGCGATCGACTCGGGTGCGGCCGAACAACTGCTCGCGCGTTGGGTGCGGTTCAGCCTGCAGTTCTGA
- the ripC gene encoding peptidoglycan hydrolase RipC yields the protein MRHERAHRPTSRVKRPIAGVIAGLILIPGFLAASSHADPADDAMAKLNELSRQAEQTTEAMHSAQLDLNNKVAAQEAAEKKHTDDTSTVDQTKSQLATFQSSVNKVAAAQYMGGRTSGVDAILTADSPQQLIEQLAVQRVMATEMSAQMKNFRSVGEKAAVAERESATSAAEAKTAAEQAAAVRAELQSKQSQLQVQIAVVKSQYEALSPAQREAMNALPPVPPVPAPEALPPAQDPAVLADPPNGIPPGDVAPPEGAVPGEGGGHSGTVIQAALSRIGSPYSWGAAGPSSFDCSGLVMWAFQHAGIALPHSSQALARGGQPVSSDSMQPGDVVTYYSDASHVGIYIGDGMMVHASTYGTPVRVAPVNNAPIYNVRRY from the coding sequence TTGAGGCACGAGCGCGCGCACCGGCCCACAAGTCGTGTCAAGCGACCCATCGCAGGTGTCATAGCGGGCTTGATCTTGATACCCGGATTCCTGGCCGCGAGTTCGCACGCCGATCCCGCCGACGATGCCATGGCAAAGCTCAACGAGCTGTCCCGCCAGGCCGAGCAGACCACTGAGGCCATGCACTCCGCCCAGCTCGACCTGAACAACAAGGTTGCGGCACAAGAGGCTGCGGAGAAGAAGCATACTGACGACACCTCGACGGTCGATCAGACCAAGTCGCAGCTGGCAACCTTTCAGTCTTCGGTCAATAAGGTAGCTGCGGCGCAGTACATGGGGGGCCGCACCTCCGGAGTCGATGCCATCCTGACTGCCGACTCGCCGCAGCAGCTGATCGAGCAGCTCGCCGTGCAGCGCGTGATGGCCACCGAGATGTCGGCGCAGATGAAGAACTTCCGCTCGGTGGGCGAGAAGGCCGCAGTGGCTGAGCGGGAGTCGGCCACATCGGCCGCCGAAGCCAAAACCGCCGCTGAGCAGGCCGCCGCAGTGCGCGCCGAACTGCAATCCAAGCAAAGTCAGCTGCAAGTTCAGATCGCCGTCGTCAAATCGCAGTACGAGGCACTCAGCCCGGCTCAGCGGGAAGCGATGAACGCCCTGCCGCCGGTCCCGCCGGTGCCTGCACCCGAGGCGTTGCCGCCGGCGCAGGATCCCGCAGTGTTGGCTGACCCGCCGAACGGTATTCCACCCGGTGACGTTGCCCCGCCCGAAGGCGCAGTCCCTGGTGAGGGCGGCGGGCATTCCGGCACCGTCATCCAGGCGGCGTTGAGCCGCATCGGCTCGCCTTACTCCTGGGGTGCGGCCGGCCCCAGCTCGTTCGACTGTTCGGGCCTGGTGATGTGGGCGTTCCAGCATGCCGGGATCGCGCTGCCGCATTCGAGCCAGGCCCTGGCCCGCGGCGGTCAACCCGTCTCGTCCGACTCGATGCAGCCGGGTGACGTGGTCACCTATTACTCCGATGCCTCCCATGTGGGCATCTACATCGGCGACGGGATGATGGTGCACGCGTCGACCTACGGCACCCCGGTTCGGGTCGCCCCGGTCAACAATGCGCCGATCTACAACGTCCGCCGGTACTGA
- the pimB gene encoding GDP-mannose-dependent alpha-(1-6)-phosphatidylinositol monomannoside mannosyltransferase encodes MTRVLLVTNDFPPRRGGIQSYLEAFVGELVRDGSHQLTVYAPKWKGCADYDAAAGYQVVRHPTTLMVPEPMVATRMQRLIAENDIETVWFGAAAPLALLGPLARRAGATRVVASTHGHEVGWSMLPVARSALRRIGDDADVVTFISRYTRSRFASAFGPHAALERLSPGVDTDRFVPDPVARAELRARYGLGQRPVVVCLSRLVPRKGQDMLIRAWPAIRRRIPDAALVIVGGGPYLHSLQRLAHTHDVAADVVFTGAVPGAELPMHHAMADVFAMPCRTRGAGLDVEGLGIVYLEASACGVPVIAGTSGGAPETVLDGQTGTVVDGTDVAAVASAISDLLADPGRAAAMGVAGRHWAVDNWQWRSQGARLTGLLSG; translated from the coding sequence ATGACGCGGGTTTTGTTGGTCACCAACGACTTTCCACCGCGACGCGGCGGTATCCAGTCATACCTGGAGGCGTTCGTCGGCGAGCTGGTGCGCGACGGCTCGCATCAGCTCACGGTGTACGCGCCGAAGTGGAAGGGCTGCGCAGATTACGATGCGGCCGCCGGGTACCAGGTGGTGCGGCATCCGACCACGCTGATGGTCCCCGAGCCGATGGTGGCGACGCGCATGCAGCGGTTGATCGCCGAGAACGACATCGAGACGGTGTGGTTCGGGGCGGCCGCGCCGCTGGCGCTGCTGGGCCCGCTGGCCCGGCGGGCCGGAGCCACGCGCGTGGTGGCGAGCACCCACGGACATGAGGTCGGTTGGTCGATGCTGCCGGTGGCGCGGAGCGCTTTGCGCCGCATCGGAGATGACGCCGACGTCGTGACGTTCATCAGCCGCTACACCCGCAGCAGGTTCGCGTCGGCGTTCGGTCCGCACGCGGCGTTGGAACGTCTGTCGCCCGGCGTCGACACCGACCGATTCGTACCCGACCCGGTGGCTCGCGCCGAGTTGCGTGCCCGCTACGGGCTGGGCCAACGTCCGGTGGTGGTGTGCCTGTCCCGTCTCGTACCGCGCAAGGGCCAGGACATGCTGATCCGAGCCTGGCCGGCCATCCGGCGCCGCATCCCCGACGCGGCGTTGGTCATCGTCGGCGGGGGACCGTATCTGCACAGTCTGCAACGGCTCGCGCACACGCATGACGTGGCGGCCGACGTGGTCTTCACCGGCGCGGTACCCGGCGCGGAATTACCCATGCACCACGCGATGGCCGACGTGTTCGCCATGCCGTGCCGGACCCGCGGCGCGGGCCTGGACGTCGAGGGACTGGGCATCGTCTATCTGGAGGCCTCGGCGTGCGGCGTGCCGGTGATCGCCGGAACCTCTGGCGGGGCACCGGAAACCGTTCTGGACGGCCAGACCGGCACCGTGGTGGACGGCACCGACGTCGCGGCGGTCGCGTCCGCCATTTCCGACCTACTGGCCGACCCGGGCCGCGCCGCCGCGATGGGTGTGGCCGGGCGGCACTGGGCCGTCGACAACTGGCAGTGGCGTTCGCAGGGCGCCCGGCTGACCGGGCTGCTGTCGGGCTGA